A portion of the Sulfuriferula sp. AH1 genome contains these proteins:
- the rpmH gene encoding 50S ribosomal protein L34 has product MKRTYQPSVIRRKRTHGFLVRMRTKGGRAVINARRAKGRVRLAVGESR; this is encoded by the coding sequence ATGAAACGCACTTACCAACCTTCCGTTATTCGCCGCAAGCGTACCCATGGTTTTTTAGTTAGAATGAGAACTAAAGGCGGTCGTGCTGTGATCAACGCACGCCGTGCTAAAGGTCGTGTTCGTCTTGCTGTGGGTGAATCACGGTAA